Sequence from the Maribellus comscasis genome:
GCGTTGTAGCACAGAGAACTGCGGTTTGATTACTTGCTGAACCCCGCATTATATATAGCTTTTGTTGTACACTGTGCTTTGGTTTTCATTTTACTATTTATTAAGAGTTTATAAAATTACCTTTTTGAAATTGTCATTTTCAGGGTCAGTTTTTTTGTCTTAAAAATGGATTTCGTTTGTAGGTTTTCATAAATTTTCTTTTTTGTAATCAGAATTTAGTTTTAAAGTTGTATAAAAATAGCATTATTTCATAACCGGGCACACCAATCCCATCGGTTTTATGCCGCTATTTTTTTGATTTTGTTTTTCTTAGGTTTAAACCTTGTCATATAAATTGTTTCATTTTTTTTGTTTTTAAAGGTTGAGTATAAATAGGTTTTTTCGGTATTGCAGTTTTTACAGATTTTCGGGTTTTCAGCCATTTCATAAATTTCTTCGTTTTCTTCAATTTCTGAAGTTTCATTTAATTTTTTGACAAGAGTTTTGTTAAGTACTGCTTTTGTTCTTGCAGCATAAGCTCCGTAGTACCTTACGATTCTAAAATAGGGCAGCGGCACGTGCTGTAATAATCTTGGGAAAAACTCACGGTAGTTCAGGGTTAATTCTTTTTCGATGGGTTTTCCATAAAAGTCAAGGTTTTTATAGTCTTTGTATTTGAACGAGATATTTTCCCCGTCAATGTTAGTTATTTTATATTCGCTGATACATGCCCTTTTCGAGTACCTTCCGATGTAGCGAATCACTTCTTCGGGGATTTGGATTGCCGGTTCGAAGTGTACTCTCCAGTTTTTATCGTTTATCTTTTTTATGAATTTGAGGAAATCCATCCTGTCTGAAAAATTTTGCTCCAAAGTATTGGAATCAAACATTTCCACCAGTTTGTCTTCAAACTTGCACCTGAATTTTGTCTGGATGAAATTGTAATTTACATACTCGCCTTTGATTTCTTCGAGGCAATTATTTTTGTTAACCCCTCCCCACGAAAGGATCATGTGAATGTGCGGGTGCAATTGTTTTGTTTCACCAAAAGTGTGGAGTACGCTGATTATTCCGGGAGTGAGATTGTATTTATACATCATCCAGTCTTTCATGGCTTCGGCCGCTGCTTTGAATAAAGCACTTAAAAGTTCCCATTTGTTGTCGCTGATTAAGTTGTTGAGTTTGTGCGGCAGTGTAAACACCACGTGGCGGTGGGGAATGTCCAGCATCTGTTCTTTTATTTTCTCTGCCCACTGCATGGTATCTTTCCAACTACATGTTGGGCAAAAACGGT
This genomic interval carries:
- a CDS encoding IS91 family transposase, with translation MVYELSKYKNRKVRKFTLAEYFQSWWDRYVKSPNHYITPEQYKAVAAMRACRTEALGIDHYVCEECGEISQVYHSCKNRFCPTCSWKDTMQWAEKIKEQMLDIPHRHVVFTLPHKLNNLISDNKWELLSALFKAAAEAMKDWMMYKYNLTPGIISVLHTFGETKQLHPHIHMILSWGGVNKNNCLEEIKGEYVNYNFIQTKFRCKFEDKLVEMFDSNTLEQNFSDRMDFLKFIKKINDKNWRVHFEPAIQIPEEVIRYIGRYSKRACISEYKITNIDGENISFKYKDYKNLDFYGKPIEKELTLNYREFFPRLLQHVPLPYFRIVRYYGAYAARTKAVLNKTLVKKLNETSEIEENEEIYEMAENPKICKNCNTEKTYLYSTFKNKKNETIYMTRFKPKKNKIKKIAA